The nucleotide window CCTAAAGCAGCACCCATTTTACCGATACTTGCACCGGCGGCTGCTTGTAAAATCACTGTTAAAATTGTTGATAGCATAAGATTGAATTTATTTTGATTAAACTAGTGATGTTCTGATGTTGCCATGCCAAAATACAGGGCGGCCAGTAAGGTAAATACATAAGCTTGAATAAAGGATACAAGTACGTCCAATAAAAGAATGAATACTGAAAACGCAACAGATACTGGACTAATAGCAGCACCGGCAGCAGGCCCCATTAAATTAGCAAATATGAATATTATACTGACAAACACGGTCACGATCATGTGTCCGGCCATCATGTTGGCAAATAAACGAACCATTAATACAAATGGTTTTGTGACTACTCCCGATAATTCGACAATTGGCATCAGAGGGATGGGGAATTTCAGCCACCAGGGAACGTCAGGATTATATATTTCTTTCCAGTAATGTTTATTTCCGTTGATTGTTGTTACAGCAAAAGTGAATAATGCTAATGCCATGGTTACTGCAATATTACCGGTTACATTGGCTCCAAAGGGGAAAATCGGGATCAGTCCCATGAAATTGTTCATGAGTATGAAAAAGAACAAAGACAATAAAAAGGGCATGAATTTCTCATATTTTTTATCTCCAATTGCAGGTTTTGCTACTTCGTCTCTTAAAAAGAGGATGATCGGTTCAATGAGGTTTTGAAGTCCTTTGGGAGCTTGATTGGCATTTCGTTTTGCTGATTTTGCAACCGACAGGAATATCCATAGAAGTAGTATTACACTAAAAATTACACCGGCAACAGTCTTCGTGATTGATAAATCAATTGGTAATCCGACAACTTCGCCATGTTCGTCAAGCTCAACAATTTTTCCGGAGTTATCGCCATGGTGTGCGATCTCGAAATTTTTGTAGACAACTTCGCCATGATGAAATTTTGAAGACCAGAAGAAGTGCCATCCACTGTTTTCGCTGTATAAAATAATTGGTAGCGGAATACTGATATGTGTTTCACCAAATGTTGCAATGTGCCATTCAAAAGCATCAGATACGTGGTGCATAACAAAATCACCAGGGTTAAAACCTGTTTCGGCATGCTTTGTAGTGTCTAATTCATGTTGTTCATTTTCAGCAAAAACTGATTCGGAAGTCAAGCTAAATGTCAATATAAAGAATAACCATGCGGTGAAGTATATTCGTGTTTTTGTTGCTTTCATAAAGTATAAATCGGTCAGAATGTCGCTTCAACAAAGTGGTCGCAAATTACTAAAAAAATCAATCAGGTCAAGCTATTTTTTCACCTTTACAACGTGGCTAATCTCAGCAACTTCTACAATTGTATATATCACATAAGCCGCTAGGAAATTGATTAAAAAAGCTTTTACATTTACATTACTAATAACAATATATCCAATACCTACAACCAGATAAAAGAACATTTTTAAGGTGCTCAAAACCATAAATCGTGCAGAGAACTTTGGTACACTCTTATCGGCAATCTGT belongs to uncultured Sunxiuqinia sp. and includes:
- the atpB gene encoding F0F1 ATP synthase subunit A, which codes for MKATKTRIYFTAWLFFILTFSLTSESVFAENEQHELDTTKHAETGFNPGDFVMHHVSDAFEWHIATFGETHISIPLPIILYSENSGWHFFWSSKFHHGEVVYKNFEIAHHGDNSGKIVELDEHGEVVGLPIDLSITKTVAGVIFSVILLLWIFLSVAKSAKRNANQAPKGLQNLIEPIILFLRDEVAKPAIGDKKYEKFMPFLLSLFFFILMNNFMGLIPIFPFGANVTGNIAVTMALALFTFAVTTINGNKHYWKEIYNPDVPWWLKFPIPLMPIVELSGVVTKPFVLMVRLFANMMAGHMIVTVFVSIIFIFANLMGPAAGAAISPVSVAFSVFILLLDVLVSFIQAYVFTLLAALYFGMATSEHH